One genomic segment of Erythrolamprus reginae isolate rEryReg1 chromosome 2, rEryReg1.hap1, whole genome shotgun sequence includes these proteins:
- the COG1 gene encoding conserved oligomeric Golgi complex subunit 1 yields the protein MATTAAEAAALDALKRGGSAAVESLFEKHTTAELRGVERQLRAGIEGKREELRQMVGERYRDLIEAADTIAEMRLSAEHLLEAVRGLQQRRERGRAAGPAASGQRETMCQSQEKFYCLAAQIQLFLQIPEKIWSAMESSQYLSATRLYLLCCHLRGLLQLDSSGTHYSPILACFPILARQVAAVSHFRSTILQESKSLLKCRTVSDHAVAEALCSAMLLEDSSPRQALADFLLARKSAIQQLLNQPHHDAGIKAQICSLVELLVTTLYQAHALFYNLPEGTPSDPSLPCGLLFLTLETITSQHSAGVSMLKEETKLSPSFKYLPPSVTEFQPTLRTLAHPISQDCLRDTLQKWISMCNEDIKSGITDLLVYVKSLKGLARIRDAVWELLTSESMSQNWEMVCHRLLNKPISFWEDLLHQLFLDRLQTLTKEGFDDISNSSGELLLLTVQELEAKFDSSNHGKHILFECNMASFLWSENPNDLPPDAAWISVANRSQFTNSGLSMKAQAYSPSVQNFCSALDSKLKARLEDLLSYLPSSSSSSEDPLHGHSKNSAFDRFADASIVEELLRSHCIRCSDDLLGCVREKLHLAQEVLQRCTEGLHNPQINTVLFMARLCRSLGELCPHLKQCILGKSGCPENITRELWSLKKMGKGRMEEVNPVQAKWQGLKEQLFQDSLSAYRIWSTAAAKVLVRNFTESLLKEEAEAILATATNWEESEIEEETESGSSIKSKIRLPVQPSWCVQSFLFSLCQEVNRVGGHTLPKVILQELLKTCMTEILAGYEKLLEGKQEKKEGKLPITQNRALQLLYDLRYLNIVLTTKNEDMKSSRNKHDARIEKQIDVLESYIDPFDLDVFTPHLNSNLNHLVQRTSVLFGLLSGTENQYTSRSTALTSQKLHNILPLTSSQIRFGLLPLSTSSSRKAKPVLRNTEHETQAPTAALMRTEETLHPGSLFRQLAAEEEEDTAAPSLFKLGWLSSMTK from the exons ATGGCGACCACGGCCGCTGAGGCGGCAGCGCTGGACGCCCTGAAGCGCGGCGGGTCAGCGGCAGTCGAGTCCCTCTTCGAGAAGCACACGACGGCCGAGCTGAGAGGGGTGGAGCGACAGCTCCGCGCGGGCATAGAGGGGAAGCGCGAGGAGCTGCGGCAGATGGTCGGGGAGAGGTACCGGGACCTCATCGAGGCGGCCGATACCATAGCCGAGATGCGCCTCAGCGCCGAGCACCTCCTCGAAGCCGTGCGGGGGCTTCAGCAGCGACGGGAGCGCGGACGGGCCGCCGGACCTGCAGCGAGCGGCCAGCGCGAG ACAATGTGCCAGTCCCAGGAGAAGTTCTACTGTTTGGCAGCGCAAATTCAGCTTTTCTTGCAGATTCCAGAGAAAATCTGGAGTGCTATGGAATCTTCTCAGTATTTATCTGCCACTCGGCTCTATCTGTTATGCTGCCACCTCCGTGGTCTTCTGCAGTTGGATTCTTCGGGTACTCACTACAGCCCAATTCTGGCATGCTTTCCTATTCTTGCGCGACAAGTAGCAGCAGTTAGCCATTTCCG GTCAACTATCTTGCAGGAGAGCAAATCACTTTTAAAATGCCGGACTGTTTCAGATCACGCAGTAGCAGAAGCTTTGTGCTCAGCCATGCTTCTTGAAGATAGCTCACCACGCCAGGCTCTTGCAGATTTCCTGCTGGCCAGAAAATCTGCAATTCAGCAACTTCTGAATCAACCTCATCATG ATGCAGGCATCAAAGCACAAATTTGTTCCTTGGTGGAGCTTCTAGTCACCACTCTGTATCAAGCCCACGCCCTCTTTTATAACCTGCCAGAGGGGACACCCTCAGATCCATCTCTTCCTTGTGGCTTGCTTTTCTTGACTTTGGAGACCATCACCAGCCAGCATTCAGCAG GAGTCAGCATGTTGAAGGAAGAAACCAAGTTGAGTCCCTCTTTCAAATACTTGCCACCATCTGTCACAGAATTCCAGCCAACACTCAGAACTTTGGCACACCCCATAAGCCAGGATTGCCTTAGAGATACCCTTCAGAAATGGATCAGCAT GTGCAATGAAGACATTAAATCTGGGATCACGGACTTACTGGTGTATGTGAAGAGCCTTAAAGGCTTGGCCAGGATCCGTGATGCCGTATGGGAGCTGCTTACCAGTGAATCTATGAGTCAGAACTGGGAAATGGTATGTCATCGGCTGCTTAATAAGCCCATCTCTTTCTGGGAAGATTTGCTACACCAGCTTTTTTTGGACAGGTTACAG ACTCTGACAAAGGAAGGATTTGATGACATCTCCAACAGCTCTGGTGAGCTGCTTCTTCTGACTGTGCAGGAACTTGAAGCAAAATTTGACTCTTCTAACCACGGCAAGCATATCCTATTTGAATGCAACATGGCCTCTTTCCTATGGTCAGAGAATCCTAATGACTTGCCACCAGATGCTGCCTGGATCAGTGTGGCAAACCGCAGCCAGTTCACTAACAGTGGATTGTCTATGAAGGCGCAAGCCTACAGCCCTAGTGTCCAGAACTTCTGCAGTGCACTAGATTCCAAGCTGAAGGCCAGGCTGGAAGACTTGCTGTCTTACTTGCCTTCCAGCTCCTCATCATCTGAAGATCCATTGCACGGACACTCCAAGAACTCTGCTTTTGACAGATTTGCTGACGCGAGCATAGTTGAAGAGCTGTTGCGCAGCCACTGCATTCGTTGTTCGGATGATTTGCTGGGCTGTGTTAGGGAAAAGCTGCACCTAGCTCAGGAGGTGCTCCAAAGGTGCACAGAGGGCTTGCATAACCCACAAATCAACACAGTTTTGTTTATGGCACGGCTTTGCCGGTCCCTAGGGGAATTGTGTCCACACTTGAAACAATGCATTCTGGGGAAATCTGGGTGCCCAGAAAATATCACAAGGGAGCTCTGGTCTTTGAAGAAGATGGGGAAAGGTAGAATGGAAGAAGTGAATCCCGTACAGGCTAAGTGGCAAGGATTAAAAGAACAACTATTTCAGGATAGCCTGTCTGCTTATCGGATATGGAGCACTGCTGCTGCTAAA GTCCTTGTCCGGAACTTCACTGAGTCCTTGCTGAAAGAGGAAGCTGAAGCCATTCTGGCAACAGCCACCAACTGGGAAGAGAGTGAAATTGAAGAAGAGACGGAAAGTGGAAGCAGTATAAAATCCAAGATACGGCTCCCTGTCCAG CCATCCTGGTGTGTCCAGTCCTTCCTCTTCAGCTTGTGTCAAGAAGTAAATCGAGTCGGAGGCCACACTCTTCCCAAGGTTATCTTGCAAGAACTGCTCAAGACCTGCATGACTGAAATATTAGCTGGCTATGAAAAACTATTAGAAGGGAAACAGGAGAAG AAAGAAGGAAAGCTACCAATTACTCAGAACAGAGCTTTGCAACTACTGTATGATCTTCGTTATCTGAATATCGTCCTGACAACTAAAAATGAAGATATGAAAAGCAGCAGAAACAAGCATGATGCAAG gATTGAGAAACAGATCGATGTTCTTGAGAGCTATATAGATCCTTTCGACTTAGATGTTTTTACTCCTCACTTAAATAGTAACCTTAATCATCTGGTACAACGAACTTCT GTCCTGTTTGGCTTATTGTCAGGAACAGAGAATCAGTACACGAGTAGAAGCACTGCTTTAACGTCTCAAAAACTACATAACATCCTACCTCTAACTTCTAGCCAGATCAG ATTTGGATTGTTGCCTCTCAGCACATCAAGTTCTCGCAAGGCTAAACCTGTTCTGAGAAATACTGAACACGAAACTCAG GCTCCAACCGCTGCCCTGATGAGAACGGAAGAGACGCTGCATCCTGGGTCCTTGTTCAGGCAACTggcagcagaggaggaggaggacacagCGGCACCATCTTTGTTTAAACTTGGCTGGCTCTCAAGCATGACCAAATAA